A genomic region of Pseudomonas sp. RSB 5.4 contains the following coding sequences:
- a CDS encoding HDOD domain-containing protein produces MSELADKVQQDLVEAIDNDDLVLPTLPEVALQIRKAAEDPEISVSTLSKVIGRDTALSARLIKVVNSPLLRATQEVTDLHTAITRLGVNYSSNLAIGLVMEQIFHARSEVVEQKMREVWRKSLEIAGVSYALCRRHTQLKPDQAALGGLVHQIGVLPILTYAEDHYELLSDPVSLNHVIDHIHPLLGDKLLRVWEFPEQLVALPGLYLDFKRDSAHLDYVDLVQVASLYCHKDSDHPIARIDPLSVPAFRKLGIDPENKQLCADLEESRTMFY; encoded by the coding sequence ATGAGCGAGCTGGCGGATAAGGTCCAACAGGATTTGGTTGAGGCCATCGATAACGATGACCTGGTTCTGCCAACGTTACCGGAGGTGGCCCTGCAAATTCGCAAGGCCGCCGAAGACCCGGAAATCAGCGTCAGCACCCTGAGCAAAGTGATTGGCCGCGACACGGCGCTGTCGGCGCGCCTGATCAAAGTGGTCAACAGCCCGTTGCTGCGCGCGACCCAGGAAGTCACCGATCTGCACACCGCGATCACCCGGCTGGGGGTCAACTACAGCAGCAACCTGGCGATCGGCCTGGTGATGGAACAGATCTTTCACGCCCGTTCCGAAGTGGTCGAACAGAAGATGCGCGAAGTCTGGCGCAAGAGTCTGGAAATCGCCGGTGTCAGCTATGCCTTGTGCCGTCGGCATACCCAACTCAAGCCCGATCAGGCAGCACTCGGCGGACTGGTGCATCAGATCGGCGTGCTGCCGATCCTGACTTACGCCGAAGATCATTACGAATTGCTGTCGGACCCGGTCAGCCTCAATCATGTGATCGACCATATTCATCCGCTGCTGGGCGACAAACTGTTGCGGGTCTGGGAGTTTCCCGAGCAACTGGTGGCGTTGCCGGGGCTGTACCTGGATTTCAAACGCGACTCGGCGCACCTTGATTACGTCGATCTGGTGCAAGTCGCGAGTTTGTATTGCCACAAAGACAGCGATCATCCGATTGCACGGATTGATCCGCTCAGTGTGCCGGCGTTCAGGAAACTGGGGATCGATCCGGAGAACAAGCAATTGTGCGCGGATCTGGAAGAGTCGCGGACGATGTTTTACTGA